The proteins below come from a single Brevundimonas sp. LM2 genomic window:
- a CDS encoding endonuclease domain-containing protein, giving the protein MADGKSYERARSFRRRLTPPEARLWIRLKGNRLGGLGFRKQHPIGPYILDFYCAAAKLAVEVDGASHATDERAAHDERRTVWLGGRAIRVIRITARAVKDELDGVLEFIWREAEARLRG; this is encoded by the coding sequence GTGGCGGACGGGAAAAGCTACGAACGCGCGCGCAGTTTCAGGCGCAGGCTCACCCCGCCCGAGGCCAGGCTGTGGATCCGCCTCAAGGGCAACAGACTGGGGGGCCTGGGCTTTCGCAAACAGCATCCGATCGGACCCTATATCCTCGACTTCTACTGCGCGGCGGCGAAGCTGGCCGTGGAGGTGGACGGGGCGTCGCACGCGACCGACGAGCGGGCCGCCCACGACGAAAGACGAACGGTCTGGCTGGGCGGCAGGGCGATCCGCGTCATTCGAATTACCGCCCGGGCGGTGAAGGACGAGTTGGATGGGGTGCTGGAGTTCATATGGCGGGAGGCGGAGGCGAGGTTGCGGGGGTGA
- a CDS encoding amidohydrolase, producing the protein MFRSFLTAAALAALALPAQAQDLLIRGGTIHTGVEAMPTVEVVIARDGRIAYAGTAAGAPSTEGLRVIELDGATLFPGFTDGHAHLDGVGWRELTLNLEGSTSVVDAMARLTAWAEAHPEGVIVGRGWIETRWPESADGARFLTAADLDAAAPGRIVLLGRSDGHAMVASTPAMTRLGITAATEAPFGGEILKGADGRPTGLFVDAAEQLLAPLMPQADPEQTREAYRAGFRVEARYGWTGVHFMSAPWKDIPLLEAMDAAGEAPLRIYNSVTPDGAQALFASGPRESVNGRIVTRAVKFYADGALGSRGAALFEPYADAPATTGLMQITPEQIGPLYQQALRSGIQIATHAIGDRGNASVAEWYASALDAVPASERPNGADVRLRIEHAQILRPSDYHWFQDLPIIASMQPSHAIGDFHFAPARLGDARLDGAYAWHSLVDLGVVVVGGSDAPVERGDPLIEFYAAVARRDLEGVQGPDWRPQEAVDRATALKMFTLWPAYAAFREDDLGTIAVGKRADFTAFDIDLMTVPEAEIPKGRAVLTVVDGRVVHPAD; encoded by the coding sequence ATGTTCCGATCGTTCCTGACCGCCGCCGCGCTCGCGGCCCTCGCCCTGCCGGCCCAGGCCCAGGATCTGCTGATCCGCGGCGGCACCATCCACACGGGCGTCGAGGCCATGCCGACGGTCGAGGTGGTCATCGCCCGCGACGGGCGCATCGCCTATGCCGGCACCGCCGCGGGCGCGCCCTCGACCGAGGGGCTGAGGGTCATCGAGCTGGACGGGGCCACCCTGTTTCCCGGCTTCACCGACGGCCATGCCCATCTGGACGGCGTCGGCTGGCGCGAACTGACGCTGAACCTGGAGGGCTCGACCTCGGTGGTCGACGCCATGGCGCGGCTGACGGCCTGGGCCGAGGCGCATCCGGAGGGCGTGATCGTCGGCCGGGGCTGGATCGAGACCCGCTGGCCCGAAAGCGCCGACGGGGCCCGGTTCCTGACCGCCGCCGACCTGGACGCGGCCGCCCCCGGTCGGATCGTCCTGCTGGGCCGTTCCGACGGCCACGCCATGGTCGCCTCGACCCCCGCCATGACCCGGCTGGGCATCACCGCCGCGACCGAGGCCCCGTTCGGCGGCGAGATCCTGAAGGGCGCGGACGGCCGGCCGACCGGCCTGTTCGTCGATGCCGCCGAACAGCTTCTGGCCCCGCTGATGCCCCAGGCCGATCCCGAACAGACGCGCGAGGCCTATCGCGCCGGCTTCCGGGTCGAGGCCCGCTATGGCTGGACCGGCGTGCATTTCATGAGCGCGCCGTGGAAGGACATCCCCCTGCTGGAGGCCATGGACGCGGCCGGAGAGGCCCCCTTGCGGATCTACAACAGCGTCACCCCCGACGGGGCCCAGGCCCTGTTCGCCTCCGGCCCGCGCGAAAGCGTGAACGGCCGGATCGTCACGCGGGCGGTGAAATTCTATGCCGACGGGGCCCTGGGGTCGCGCGGGGCGGCCCTGTTCGAGCCCTATGCGGACGCGCCCGCGACGACCGGCCTGATGCAGATCACGCCTGAGCAGATCGGGCCGCTGTACCAGCAGGCGCTGCGGTCGGGCATCCAGATCGCCACCCATGCCATCGGCGATCGCGGCAACGCCTCGGTGGCGGAATGGTATGCGAGCGCCCTGGACGCCGTGCCGGCCTCCGAGCGCCCGAACGGCGCGGACGTCCGTCTGCGCATCGAGCATGCCCAGATCCTGCGGCCGTCGGACTACCACTGGTTCCAGGATCTGCCGATCATCGCCTCGATGCAGCCCAGCCACGCGATCGGCGACTTCCACTTCGCCCCGGCCCGGCTCGGCGACGCGCGGCTGGACGGGGCCTATGCCTGGCACAGTCTGGTCGACCTCGGCGTCGTCGTGGTCGGGGGATCGGACGCCCCGGTCGAGCGCGGCGATCCGCTGATCGAATTCTACGCCGCCGTCGCCCGCCGCGACCTGGAGGGGGTTCAGGGGCCGGACTGGCGGCCGCAGGAGGCCGTCGACCGTGCCACGGCGCTGAAGATGTTCACCCTGTGGCCCGCCTATGCCGCGTTCCGGGAGGACGACCTGGGCACGATCGCGGTCGGCAAGCGCGCCGACTTCACCGCCTTCGACATCGATCTGATGACCGTGCCGGAGGCCGAGATCCCGAAGGGTCGGGCCGTCCTGACCGTCGTCGACGGCCGGGTCGTCCATCCGGCCGACTGA
- a CDS encoding site-specific integrase yields the protein MADEIGRSARITKRVVDAAKPQADRFTVWDSEMKGFGLRVSPQGTKTYVARYRVGGGRTGTLRQLVIGRHGVITADEARDEARKALASATKGADPQADRAKVRADITVSDLCDLYLKQGVAMKKPSTIATDKGRIERHIKPILGSKRVNAVTLADVERWMQDVATGRTASKVKPSLAQVKAGQAPKDAERRRLKDPMAKGGKGTATRTAGLLGGIFEFAIKQKIRPDNPVRGLQRYRDRKMERFLSPTELAALGEAMAASDAAGGNQSATRILRLLALTGARRGEIEQLKWSEVDADFGCLRLEDSKTGQKIVPIGRVALEVIEAARKVKGSPYVFPSATDLLKPFGQLQKTWRIVRKTADLDDLRIHDLRHSFASSGVASGQGLVVLGKLLGHADVKTTARYAHLADDPVRAAADSISAHIAKALEQ from the coding sequence ATGGCAGACGAGATCGGACGGTCGGCGCGGATTACCAAGCGGGTCGTGGATGCTGCGAAGCCCCAGGCCGACCGCTTCACCGTCTGGGATAGTGAGATGAAAGGGTTCGGGCTCCGCGTCTCGCCGCAGGGCACGAAGACCTATGTCGCCCGGTACCGCGTCGGCGGCGGCCGGACCGGGACGCTTCGCCAGCTGGTCATCGGCCGGCATGGGGTGATCACCGCCGACGAGGCCCGCGACGAAGCCCGGAAAGCTTTGGCTTCGGCGACGAAGGGGGCAGACCCCCAGGCCGACCGCGCCAAGGTGCGGGCCGATATCACTGTGTCTGATCTCTGCGACCTGTACTTGAAGCAGGGGGTCGCGATGAAAAAGCCCTCGACCATTGCCACGGACAAGGGGCGCATAGAGCGCCACATCAAACCCATCCTGGGCAGCAAACGGGTCAATGCCGTCACTCTCGCCGACGTCGAGCGCTGGATGCAGGACGTCGCGACCGGCCGGACAGCGTCGAAGGTGAAACCCTCGCTGGCTCAGGTGAAGGCCGGCCAGGCCCCCAAGGACGCCGAGCGCCGCCGTCTGAAAGACCCCATGGCGAAGGGCGGCAAGGGCACGGCCACGCGGACGGCCGGGCTCCTGGGCGGCATCTTCGAGTTCGCGATCAAACAGAAGATCCGGCCCGACAACCCGGTGCGCGGCCTTCAACGATATCGCGACAGGAAGATGGAGCGCTTCCTTTCGCCGACCGAGCTTGCTGCGCTGGGCGAGGCCATGGCCGCGTCAGACGCTGCCGGCGGGAATCAGTCGGCCACCAGGATCCTGCGCCTCCTGGCCCTTACCGGCGCACGTCGCGGCGAGATCGAGCAGCTGAAATGGTCTGAGGTCGACGCCGATTTCGGCTGCCTTCGCCTGGAGGACAGCAAGACCGGCCAGAAAATCGTCCCGATCGGCCGAGTGGCTTTGGAGGTGATCGAGGCCGCGAGGAAGGTGAAGGGCAGCCCCTATGTCTTCCCATCCGCCACAGACCTGCTGAAGCCGTTCGGCCAGCTTCAGAAGACCTGGCGCATCGTGCGGAAGACCGCGGATCTTGATGACTTGCGAATCCATGATCTGCGGCATTCTTTCGCCAGCAGCGGGGTCGCCTCCGGACAGGGGCTGGTCGTGCTGGGCAAGCTCCTAGGCCACGCCGACGTCAAGACGACCGCCCGCTATGCGCACCTTGCCGACGATCCGGTGCGAGCGGCAGCGGATAGCATTTCAGCGCACATTGCAAAGGCCCTGGAGCAATGA
- a CDS encoding cytochrome b/b6 domain-containing protein — MTEGTLDGHPAERRSAPDPADRPLPGGRLDTWRHPAVVRLTHWVNVAAIVILLMSGANILLAHPHLYWGVRSTFADPWLSIGTIPNWLLIPQGRNLAEARHWHFFFAWVFVINGLIYLAYGFASRRFGRRLWPTGAELRGTWDSVKEHARFHFPKDEKARTYNVIQKLTYVAIILFVLPMMLITGLSMSPGFNAVGGVLLELMGGRQSARTLHFISAGLIVGFILIHVFLVVWTGLFNNMRAMITGWFVLEPSTPHEGEPK, encoded by the coding sequence ATGACCGAAGGAACGCTGGACGGACATCCCGCCGAGCGCCGCTCTGCGCCGGACCCTGCCGACCGCCCCCTGCCCGGAGGGCGCCTCGACACCTGGCGTCACCCCGCGGTGGTCCGGCTCACCCACTGGGTCAATGTCGCCGCTATCGTGATCCTGCTGATGAGCGGGGCCAACATCCTGCTGGCGCATCCGCATCTGTACTGGGGCGTGCGGTCGACCTTCGCCGATCCGTGGTTGAGCATCGGAACGATCCCGAACTGGCTGCTGATCCCCCAGGGACGCAATCTGGCCGAGGCGCGGCACTGGCATTTCTTCTTCGCCTGGGTCTTCGTCATCAACGGCCTGATCTATCTGGCCTACGGGTTCGCCAGCCGGCGTTTCGGGCGACGGCTGTGGCCGACGGGCGCCGAGCTCCGCGGCACCTGGGACTCGGTGAAGGAACACGCCCGTTTCCACTTCCCCAAGGACGAGAAGGCCCGGACCTACAACGTCATCCAGAAGCTGACCTATGTGGCGATCATCCTGTTCGTCCTGCCGATGATGCTGATCACCGGCCTGTCGATGTCGCCGGGCTTCAACGCGGTGGGCGGAGTCCTGCTGGAACTGATGGGTGGACGGCAGTCGGCGCGGACGCTGCATTTCATCTCGGCCGGTCTGATCGTGGGCTTCATCCTCATCCACGTCTTCCTGGTGGTCTGGACGGGGCTGTTCAACAACATGCGAGCGATGATCACCGGCTGGTTCGTCCTGGAGCCGTCCACCCCGCATGAGGGAGAGCCGAAATGA
- a CDS encoding DUF2125 domain-containing protein, whose protein sequence is MTDAPRHKRSGLFAPIGLFLIVLIAWSVWWFYLAGQVRDRLELQVQAMRGAGWTVAYSGLGTSGWPFRVRLGAENVAVTAPSGHALAAPDLAAEANAWNPDKWVIVADDGLVLTRAGKGKVAIGGPAIRASVHGLTQRWPNVAVELAQPVFTVHRGAEPFPISRAERIELYLRPHLAPSTTPGAENSVDVLFRLIDGEGRPGGPVEGMARNGKLTAQIETVVEGADRLQGADAAGIFSAWTRAGGRFTAVRGELSAGDSRATLSSDVLSATPDGRLQGTVALQAVRPMAAIAGLAGSGSGAVNRAGAAGASAAAAVQGDDDVTLSLVFRDGRTFLGPFALAPAPKLF, encoded by the coding sequence ATGACCGACGCTCCCCGCCACAAACGTTCCGGCCTGTTCGCGCCGATCGGCCTGTTCCTGATCGTGCTGATCGCCTGGTCCGTCTGGTGGTTCTATCTGGCCGGCCAGGTGCGGGATCGGCTGGAGCTGCAGGTCCAGGCCATGCGGGGCGCGGGCTGGACCGTGGCCTACAGCGGCCTGGGCACTTCGGGCTGGCCGTTCCGGGTCCGGCTGGGGGCCGAGAACGTCGCTGTGACCGCCCCGTCGGGCCATGCTCTGGCCGCGCCGGATCTGGCGGCGGAGGCCAATGCCTGGAACCCGGACAAATGGGTCATCGTCGCCGATGACGGCCTGGTCCTGACCCGGGCGGGCAAGGGCAAGGTGGCCATCGGCGGACCGGCCATCCGCGCCAGCGTCCACGGCCTGACCCAGCGCTGGCCCAATGTCGCGGTCGAACTGGCCCAGCCGGTCTTCACCGTGCACCGGGGGGCCGAGCCCTTCCCGATCTCCCGGGCCGAACGCATCGAACTGTATCTTCGCCCCCATCTGGCCCCCTCGACCACGCCCGGGGCCGAGAACAGCGTCGACGTCCTGTTCCGCCTGATCGACGGCGAGGGCCGCCCCGGCGGCCCGGTCGAGGGCATGGCGCGGAACGGCAAGCTGACGGCCCAGATCGAGACCGTGGTCGAGGGCGCCGACCGTCTGCAGGGGGCTGACGCCGCCGGGATCTTCTCGGCCTGGACCCGCGCGGGCGGCCGCTTCACCGCCGTCCGGGGCGAACTGTCGGCCGGAGACAGCCGCGCGACCCTGTCCAGCGACGTCCTGTCCGCCACGCCCGACGGCCGGCTGCAGGGCACGGTGGCGCTGCAGGCGGTGCGACCGATGGCGGCCATCGCCGGCCTGGCCGGCTCGGGCTCGGGCGCGGTCAACCGGGCGGGCGCCGCGGGGGCCAGCGCCGCCGCCGCCGTCCAGGGTGATGACGACGTGACCCTGTCGCTGGTCTTCCGCGACGGCCGCACCTTCCTGGGCCCCTTCGCCCTGGCCCCGGCCCCCAAGCTGTTCTGA
- a CDS encoding molybdopterin-binding protein — protein sequence MSVSGLNRRTWLGRALAGVGVLALAACERGVSFSERLKVSAEALTRRTQRLLIPREALAPEYSVSEISPDFKPNGSISPAAAAYVALRDGGFADYRLEIGGLVERPLSLSLAELRERPSRTQITKHDCVEGWTAIGQWTGVRLESLLDEAGLKPEARYIVFHCFDALTQTEDGPRYYESIDLIDARHPQTILAYAMNGETLPVPHGAPLRLRVERQLGYKHAKYIRRIEAVESFDAIQGGKGGYWEDRGYEWYAGI from the coding sequence ATGAGCGTCTCTGGACTGAACCGGCGGACCTGGCTGGGGCGGGCCCTGGCCGGCGTCGGCGTGCTGGCCCTGGCCGCCTGCGAGCGCGGCGTCTCGTTCAGCGAGCGGCTGAAGGTCTCGGCCGAGGCCCTGACGCGGCGCACCCAGCGGCTGCTGATCCCCCGCGAGGCCCTGGCCCCGGAATATTCGGTCAGCGAGATCAGCCCCGACTTCAAGCCCAACGGCTCCATCTCCCCGGCGGCGGCCGCCTATGTCGCTCTGCGCGACGGCGGCTTCGCCGACTATCGGCTGGAGATCGGTGGCCTGGTCGAGCGGCCGCTGAGCCTGTCGCTGGCCGAGCTGCGGGAACGCCCCAGTCGGACCCAGATCACCAAGCACGACTGCGTCGAGGGCTGGACCGCCATCGGCCAGTGGACCGGGGTGCGGCTGGAGAGCCTGTTGGACGAGGCCGGCCTCAAGCCCGAGGCCAGATACATCGTCTTCCACTGTTTCGACGCCCTGACCCAGACCGAGGACGGGCCACGCTATTACGAGAGCATCGACCTGATCGATGCCCGCCACCCCCAGACCATCCTGGCCTACGCCATGAACGGCGAGACCCTGCCGGTGCCGCACGGGGCCCCGCTGCGGCTCAGGGTCGAGCGGCAGTTGGGCTACAAACACGCCAAATACATCCGCCGGATCGAGGCGGTGGAAAGCTTCGACGCCATCCAGGGCGGCAAGGGCGGCTACTGGGAAGACCGCGGCTATGAATGGTACGCAGGGATCTGA
- the hisC gene encoding histidinol-phosphate transaminase translates to MTDVTTAPASTGPAPKPGILDIAPYVGGKSVLAGIAEPMKLSSNENALGAGPMARAAYEAALKSIHLYPDGRAGKLRTAVADHHGLEPERLIFGNGSDEVFALLNQTYLSPGDNIVTGEYGFLAYRISALGCEAQVKLAPEPGYKAEVDALLAQVDDRTKIVYVSNPSNPTGSYNTGEEIRRLHEALPARIILVVDEAYAEFVVESDWETAMPLAREASNVVVTRTFSKIHGLGGLRVGFGYAPLSVAEAIDRIRLPFNVSVPGLEAATAAIADTGHQTASRELVQTWRPRLTQAIRGFGFEVLPSAGNFILVLFKDPKRTAAAANDYLNSKGIIVRAVGGYGIPDGLRITVGTEDQNRAVIDALSEFAAT, encoded by the coding sequence ATGACCGACGTCACGACCGCGCCCGCCTCGACCGGCCCCGCTCCCAAGCCCGGCATCCTCGACATCGCCCCCTATGTCGGCGGCAAGTCGGTCCTGGCCGGCATCGCCGAGCCGATGAAACTGTCGTCGAACGAGAATGCCCTGGGGGCCGGTCCGATGGCGCGGGCGGCCTATGAGGCGGCGCTCAAGTCTATTCATCTGTACCCGGACGGTCGCGCCGGCAAGCTGCGCACCGCCGTCGCGGATCACCACGGGCTGGAGCCCGAGCGGCTGATCTTCGGCAACGGCTCGGACGAGGTCTTCGCCCTGCTGAACCAGACCTATCTTTCGCCCGGCGATAATATCGTCACCGGCGAATACGGCTTCCTGGCCTACCGGATCAGCGCCCTGGGCTGCGAGGCCCAGGTGAAGCTGGCCCCCGAGCCGGGCTATAAGGCCGAGGTCGACGCCCTGCTGGCCCAGGTCGATGACCGGACGAAGATCGTCTACGTCTCCAACCCCTCCAACCCGACCGGCAGCTACAACACGGGTGAGGAAATCCGCCGCCTGCACGAGGCCCTGCCGGCCCGCATCATCCTGGTCGTCGACGAGGCCTATGCCGAGTTCGTGGTCGAGTCCGACTGGGAGACGGCGATGCCGCTGGCCCGCGAGGCGTCGAACGTCGTCGTCACGCGCACCTTCTCCAAGATCCACGGGCTGGGCGGCCTGCGCGTCGGCTTCGGCTATGCGCCCTTGTCGGTGGCTGAGGCGATTGACCGCATCCGCCTGCCGTTCAACGTCTCGGTCCCGGGCCTGGAGGCCGCCACGGCCGCCATCGCCGACACGGGCCACCAGACCGCTTCGCGCGAGCTGGTCCAGACCTGGCGGCCGCGCCTGACCCAGGCCATCCGTGGCTTCGGGTTCGAGGTCCTGCCTTCGGCCGGCAACTTCATCCTGGTGCTGTTCAAGGACCCCAAACGCACCGCGGCCGCCGCCAATGACTATCTGAATTCCAAGGGAATCATCGTCCGCGCCGTGGGCGGCTACGGCATCCCCGACGGCCTGCGCATCACCGTCGGCACCGAGGACCAGAACCGCGCCGTCATCGACGCCCTGAGCGAGTTCGCGGCGACGTAA
- a CDS encoding ester cyclase — translation MTDSPNIAATKRFGEIVNTGDLDAFPEVVAEGCVDNDPAPDQGRGPEGFKTFFTGMRTAFPDLKVEPQTLVADGDQVAFAYEITGTHDGDFNGLAATGKPIKVRGMQIGRFEDGKMVERWGSSDELGILKQLGVAPA, via the coding sequence ATGACCGACAGCCCCAACATCGCGGCGACCAAGCGCTTTGGCGAGATCGTCAACACCGGTGATCTCGACGCCTTCCCCGAGGTCGTGGCCGAGGGTTGTGTCGACAACGACCCGGCACCCGATCAGGGGCGGGGCCCGGAGGGGTTCAAGACCTTCTTCACCGGGATGCGTACGGCCTTCCCCGATCTGAAGGTCGAGCCCCAGACCCTGGTGGCCGACGGCGATCAAGTCGCCTTCGCCTATGAGATCACCGGGACCCACGACGGCGATTTCAACGGGCTGGCCGCGACCGGCAAGCCGATCAAGGTGCGCGGCATGCAGATCGGCCGGTTCGAGGACGGCAAGATGGTCGAACGCTGGGGCAGCTCCGACGAGCTCGGTATCCTGAAACAGCTGGGTGTCGCCCCGGCCTGA
- a CDS encoding oxidoreductase: MTNVALVGFGFAGQTFHAPLIAACADLRLHTVVTSQPQRLADAWPEARAVPDLETALADPAIDLVVLATPDPLHAAQAEQALNAGKAVVVDKPFALTLADARRVVDLATDKGLLLSVFHNRRWDADFLAVQAEIASGRLGRVVTFESRFDRFRPQVRDRWREAEGAGVWFDLGPHLIDQALILFGRPLGVTLDLAIQRDGGRSPDWAHAVLRYEDVRVVLNAAMTVAASDVRFAVHGTRASLMSSGLDPQEDQLKAGMPVGAPGWGVDPSPLIRVEGDTGARIALDGPAGDYPAFYAGIAAALRGEGPNPVPPEQALTVMEVIEAGLASAAQRREFLL, from the coding sequence ATGACCAACGTCGCCCTCGTCGGCTTCGGCTTCGCCGGCCAGACCTTCCATGCGCCGCTGATCGCGGCCTGCGCCGATCTGAGGCTGCACACGGTGGTGACCTCGCAGCCTCAGCGGCTCGCCGACGCCTGGCCCGAGGCCCGGGCCGTGCCCGACCTCGAGACCGCGCTCGCCGATCCGGCGATTGATCTCGTCGTCCTCGCCACCCCCGATCCCCTCCACGCCGCCCAGGCCGAACAGGCGCTGAACGCGGGCAAGGCGGTGGTGGTCGACAAGCCCTTCGCCCTGACCCTGGCCGACGCCCGTCGCGTCGTCGATCTGGCGACGGACAAGGGCCTGCTGCTGTCGGTGTTCCACAACCGCCGCTGGGACGCAGACTTCCTCGCCGTCCAGGCCGAGATCGCCTCGGGGCGGCTGGGTCGGGTCGTGACGTTCGAAAGCCGGTTCGACCGTTTCCGCCCCCAGGTCCGCGACCGCTGGCGCGAGGCCGAGGGGGCCGGGGTCTGGTTCGACCTGGGGCCGCATTTGATCGACCAGGCCCTGATCCTGTTCGGCCGGCCGCTGGGCGTCACCCTTGATCTGGCCATTCAGCGCGACGGCGGCCGCAGCCCCGACTGGGCCCATGCCGTGCTGCGCTATGAGGACGTCCGCGTGGTCCTCAACGCGGCCATGACGGTCGCGGCCTCCGACGTCCGGTTCGCGGTCCACGGGACCCGAGCCAGCCTGATGTCTTCGGGCCTCGACCCGCAGGAGGACCAGCTGAAGGCCGGGATGCCGGTCGGCGCGCCCGGCTGGGGCGTCGATCCCTCGCCCTTGATCCGGGTCGAGGGCGACACCGGAGCCCGCATCGCCCTCGACGGCCCGGCCGGCGACTATCCAGCCTTCTATGCCGGCATCGCGGCGGCCCTGCGCGGCGAGGGGCCCAATCCGGTCCCGCCCGAACAGGCCCTGACCGTGATGGAGGTGATCGAGGCGGGTTTGGCCAGCGCGGCCCAGCGCCGCGAATTCCTGCTCTGA
- a CDS encoding ribonucleotide-diphosphate reductase subunit beta — protein MNAHVTIKPAPGLQRPGLLTPSAAYKPFRYPWAFDMWKTQQQVHWMPEEVPLGEDCKDWAANLNDKERNLLTQIFRFFTQSDIEVADNYMEKYGRVFKPTEVKMMLSSFANMETIHIAAYALLLETIGMPESEFGAFMEYEAMRDKHNYMGQFGVDTDADIARTLAMFGGFTEGLQLFASFAMLMNFPRQNKMKGMGQIVSWSVRDESLHCDGIIKLYHAFNKETGCVTPSVADDIVECCRTVVGLEDKFIDLAFEAGEVNGMTPEDIKQYIRFIADWRLRQLKLPELYGIRENPLPWLQSLLSGVEHANFFEARATEYSKAATTGAWQGPDGVWGEFDKMMARRDMSMVAG, from the coding sequence ATGAACGCCCACGTCACGATCAAGCCCGCCCCCGGCCTGCAACGGCCCGGCCTGCTGACCCCCTCGGCGGCCTACAAGCCGTTCCGCTATCCGTGGGCGTTCGACATGTGGAAGACCCAGCAGCAGGTCCACTGGATGCCGGAAGAGGTGCCGCTGGGCGAGGACTGCAAGGACTGGGCGGCGAACCTGAACGACAAGGAGCGCAACCTGCTGACGCAGATCTTCCGTTTCTTCACCCAGTCGGACATCGAGGTCGCCGACAACTACATGGAAAAATACGGCCGGGTGTTCAAACCGACCGAGGTGAAGATGATGCTCTCATCCTTCGCCAACATGGAGACCATCCACATCGCGGCCTATGCCCTGCTGCTGGAAACCATCGGCATGCCCGAGAGCGAGTTCGGGGCCTTCATGGAATACGAGGCCATGCGGGACAAGCACAACTACATGGGCCAGTTCGGGGTGGACACCGACGCCGACATCGCCCGGACCCTGGCCATGTTCGGTGGCTTCACCGAGGGGCTGCAGCTGTTCGCAAGTTTCGCGATGCTGATGAATTTCCCGCGCCAGAACAAGATGAAGGGTATGGGCCAGATCGTCAGCTGGTCGGTGCGCGACGAGAGCCTGCACTGCGACGGCATCATCAAACTGTACCATGCCTTCAACAAGGAGACGGGCTGCGTCACGCCGTCGGTGGCTGATGACATCGTCGAATGCTGCCGCACCGTGGTGGGTCTGGAAGACAAGTTCATCGACCTGGCCTTCGAGGCCGGCGAGGTGAACGGCATGACGCCCGAGGACATCAAGCAATACATCCGCTTCATCGCCGACTGGCGTCTGCGCCAGCTGAAGCTGCCCGAACTGTACGGCATCAGGGAAAACCCCCTGCCGTGGCTGCAGTCGCTGCTGTCGGGCGTCGAACACGCCAACTTCTTCGAGGCCCGCGCCACCGAATACTCCAAGGCCGCCACCACCGGCGCCTGGCAGGGCCCGGACGGCGTCTGGGGCGAGTTCGACAAGATGATGGCCCGCCGCGACATGAGCATGGTCGCGGGCTGA
- a CDS encoding DUF488 family protein, producing MKLFTIGYEGATQPEVIARLKAAGVETLVDVRAVAASRRAGFSKTLLGESLRAEGIDYLHLRALGTPKAGREAAKKGYVREMRAIFADHLAEPASQLQLAQLKALAGEKRIAMLCFEADHAGCHRAVLAERLVAEEGFEVVNL from the coding sequence ATGAAACTGTTCACCATCGGATATGAGGGCGCGACCCAGCCGGAGGTCATCGCCCGGCTGAAGGCGGCGGGGGTCGAGACCCTGGTCGACGTCCGGGCCGTGGCGGCGTCGCGCCGGGCCGGCTTTTCCAAGACCCTGCTGGGCGAGAGCCTGAGGGCCGAGGGCATCGACTACCTGCACCTGCGCGCGCTGGGCACGCCCAAGGCCGGGCGGGAGGCGGCCAAGAAGGGCTATGTCCGCGAGATGCGCGCCATCTTCGCCGACCACCTGGCCGAACCCGCGTCGCAGCTGCAGCTGGCCCAGCTGAAAGCCCTCGCCGGAGAAAAGCGTATCGCCATGCTGTGTTTCGAGGCCGACCACGCCGGCTGTCACCGCGCCGTCCTGGCCGAGCGGCTGGTCGCCGAAGAGGGCTTCGAGGTGGTGAACCTGTAG